One Chryseobacterium sp. StRB126 genomic region harbors:
- a CDS encoding type VI secretion system Vgr family protein: MKKNTSNSDKISENHISGINRVVKLDIVIDGKPISHFKHFCLQQSAKTHHQFELTLAHDSLGETQNHNLEQAKQFLGKRLTVTFKYKDPENESPERTFVGVIMKVAFSQEKMSLGNIVLKGNSPTILMDSAPHTQSFGGNQPVNTSIIADRVIKESLGTNEFDFIIDTQNKGYINYSSQYCETHYNYLVRIAEAYGEQFYYDGETLHFGKLPPHEKSIKLIDGSNVSDVHIELNAIHIKPEYFGYNSSNHAKMIGVDHHIKHLGELSSETYEINNNIFKTRSLTPAPVNPNMFLDIDDSQKSARGSKAVDVFTVSGKTTVPFLYTGCVADLAMRKPDSNQTSHFTTLMMTEVNHEVDARGYYTGSFQAIAEGTGFMPKPDFIMPKAESQVATVISNIDPLNQGRIQVRFDWQLNDTTHFIRMMSPDAGGTDAISQNRGFVAVPEIGDQVMVGFEYHNPDFPFAMGGMFHGNVALGGGVNNHLKSIQTRSGIKVLMNDANGSVTIKDPSGNIYFMDGGGNINVTAPNKITMNATDVEINANNNFDINVTNNMTSTVGNTAMMNYLQKTLMNTPIMLQTVSELFHAQATKTIINTENELFIQAKEANVAGTQKLFMHSDQNTIVNSKGVVDMHGKKGNNQTNKAQPYKKIPIYMDGRCYVKFRPQTNWSGEYGFDWMRMGDTSLPGDTKPNAYKFISSNYNNLKTAYQQRTFTRKDSRGRRTTFTYFVPWLTLYPKNEVPKGFTHTSAKLDVTIDVEVEPIRLEIECDDSSLFSFDKQSFSQKTKGIHKTTITITCLKSFDKYQSIKVISVFKNAKGEEEKALAGKLLVTPNKQRYKVDCVIVKVHTNINGTPSESKPSLNKQSTLNLYLRQALVNPSFQNAIDLDLRSDTDSLGKRTGLRTLFNKEANVTGGVIPDGATDKIQIFLNNQVKAKYGNKYDNVYKFYFIAQTAGGLFGRAFGIPSSARSVVVYNPGFTDSTIAHEGLHAMGLEHPFHGGEHMFKRSMTDNIMDYSDIESGIPVIQVWHWQYPFIYKNVKKI, from the coding sequence ATGAAAAAAAACACATCAAATTCAGATAAAATATCAGAGAATCATATTTCGGGTATTAACCGTGTGGTAAAGCTTGATATTGTGATTGATGGAAAACCTATCAGTCACTTTAAGCACTTCTGCCTGCAACAAAGCGCCAAAACCCATCATCAATTTGAACTTACTCTAGCGCATGATTCTTTAGGGGAAACACAAAATCATAACTTAGAACAAGCAAAACAGTTTTTGGGGAAAAGATTGACCGTTACTTTCAAGTATAAAGATCCTGAAAACGAAAGCCCAGAACGGACATTTGTAGGAGTTATTATGAAGGTAGCATTTAGTCAGGAAAAAATGAGTCTGGGAAATATTGTACTAAAAGGAAATAGCCCAACCATTCTAATGGATTCTGCTCCGCATACTCAAAGTTTTGGAGGCAATCAGCCAGTCAACACTTCTATTATTGCTGATAGGGTAATTAAAGAATCTTTGGGAACTAATGAGTTTGATTTTATAATAGATACACAAAATAAGGGGTATATTAATTATAGTTCACAATATTGCGAAACTCATTATAATTATTTAGTAAGAATTGCAGAGGCTTATGGGGAACAATTCTATTATGACGGAGAAACATTACACTTCGGAAAATTACCACCTCATGAAAAGTCCATAAAGCTTATTGATGGCAGTAATGTAAGTGATGTACATATAGAATTAAATGCGATACATATCAAACCTGAATATTTTGGATACAATAGTAGTAATCACGCAAAGATGATTGGGGTTGATCATCATATCAAACATCTTGGTGAACTATCATCAGAAACATACGAGATTAACAACAATATATTTAAAACCCGCTCATTGACTCCTGCTCCCGTTAACCCTAATATGTTTCTTGATATAGACGATTCTCAGAAGAGTGCAAGAGGAAGTAAAGCTGTAGATGTTTTTACAGTTTCAGGAAAGACAACTGTACCATTCCTTTATACAGGCTGTGTTGCGGATTTAGCTATGAGAAAACCTGATAGCAATCAAACTTCACACTTTACCACTTTGATGATGACTGAAGTAAATCATGAAGTTGATGCAAGAGGATATTATACAGGAAGTTTTCAAGCAATAGCTGAAGGAACTGGCTTTATGCCTAAACCTGATTTTATAATGCCAAAAGCTGAGTCACAAGTAGCAACTGTTATCTCTAATATAGATCCTTTAAATCAAGGAAGAATACAGGTAAGGTTTGACTGGCAACTGAATGATACAACCCATTTTATCCGAATGATGAGTCCTGACGCAGGCGGAACAGATGCAATAAGCCAAAACAGAGGATTTGTTGCAGTCCCTGAAATTGGAGATCAGGTAATGGTAGGTTTTGAATATCATAATCCTGATTTTCCTTTTGCAATGGGAGGAATGTTTCATGGTAATGTTGCCTTGGGAGGTGGGGTAAACAATCACTTGAAATCCATTCAAACCAGAAGCGGAATTAAAGTTTTAATGAATGATGCCAATGGTAGTGTGACCATTAAAGATCCAAGTGGAAATATCTATTTTATGGATGGCGGAGGAAACATAAACGTTACAGCTCCTAATAAAATCACAATGAATGCAACTGATGTTGAAATTAATGCCAATAATAATTTCGACATTAACGTTACTAATAATATGACATCAACAGTAGGAAATACAGCAATGATGAACTATCTTCAGAAGACGTTGATGAATACTCCTATTATGTTGCAGACTGTATCCGAACTATTCCACGCTCAGGCAACAAAAACAATTATCAATACAGAAAATGAATTATTCATTCAGGCAAAAGAAGCGAATGTTGCAGGTACTCAAAAACTATTCATGCATTCTGATCAGAATACTATTGTGAATAGCAAAGGTGTTGTGGATATGCATGGTAAAAAAGGGAACAATCAAACCAATAAAGCACAACCATATAAAAAGATTCCCATATATATGGATGGCAGATGCTATGTCAAATTTAGACCTCAAACTAATTGGAGTGGAGAATATGGCTTTGACTGGATGAGAATGGGAGATACTTCTTTACCAGGAGATACTAAACCTAATGCATATAAATTTATTTCATCGAACTATAATAATCTAAAAACAGCTTACCAACAAAGAACTTTTACAAGAAAAGATAGTAGAGGAAGAAGAACAACATTTACCTACTTTGTCCCTTGGCTGACATTATACCCTAAAAATGAAGTTCCAAAAGGATTTACCCATACTTCAGCAAAATTAGATGTGACTATTGATGTAGAGGTGGAACCAATAAGACTGGAAATTGAATGTGATGATTCATCATTATTTAGTTTTGATAAACAAAGTTTTTCTCAAAAAACAAAAGGAATTCACAAAACTACAATTACTATAACATGTTTAAAATCTTTTGATAAATACCAAAGTATTAAAGTTATATCTGTTTTTAAGAATGCAAAAGGTGAGGAAGAAAAAGCATTGGCAGGAAAATTATTAGTTACCCCTAATAAACAACGTTATAAAGTAGATTGTGTAATTGTAAAGGTACATACAAATATTAATGGTACTCCCTCAGAGAGTAAACCAAGTCTGAACAAACAATCTACACTAAATCTATACTTAAGACAGGCTTTGGTAAACCCTAGTTTTCAAAATGCAATCGATTTAGATTTAAGATCGGACACCGATTCATTAGGAAAGAGAACTGGTTTAAGGACACTATTCAATAAAGAAGCAAATGTAACTGGTGGAGTGATTCCTGATGGGGCAACAGATAAAATTCAAATATTTCTAAATAATCAGGTTAAGGCTAAATATGGAAATAAATATGATAATGTTTATAAATTCTATTTTATAGCCCAAACTGCTGGTGGGCTATTTGGTCGTGCATTTGGAATTCCTTCATCTGCAAGATCAGTTGTGGTGTATAATCCTGGTTTTACAGATAGTACTATCGCTCATGAAGGCCTTCATGCAATGGGATTAGAGCATCCTTTCCATGGTGGTGAGCATATGTTTAAGCGTTCAATGACTGATAACATTATGGATTATTCAGATATCGAAAGCGGAATACCTGTTATTCAAGTATGGCATTGGCAATATCCTTTTATTTATAAAAATGTTAAAAAAATATAA